The DNA segment ATGGCAAAGGCGCTGTCGCAAAAATTGATGAGCATTTTACTGCCCTGTAAATCGTTGCGGCTAAGCGGCAGGCGGGGGTACGCTTAGGCGTATGGGCTAGCACCAGTATACTGATACCGTGGCGGGTTTTAAGTTTTTTCAGTTCCTTCATCAGGGTGAGGGCGGCCCCGGCACTCTCGGTTCTGTTGCGCAGGCAGGTAATGTTATCAATAATGAGCACTTCTGCGCCGGTACGCTTAATGCCCCGTGTTAAAGCCTCAATCACATACTTATCGAGCTTTTGGTAGTGCGAGCTGGCACGGTTAAACTGGTTGTATTCGCCGCGATAAAATTCGGTGGCAAAATGATAGCGGTTTTGGCCGTCGGTATAGCGTTGTTCAAACTGCTTGCCGCTAAGCTCAAAATCAATATACAATACCGGCGAGGCTTCGGCCCCAAGCGTAAAAGGTGCTATAGGCTCACCGCGACTAATGCTGTCGGCCAGTTGTACAGCCAGCAGACTTTTGCCCATATTGGTATCGGCAAACAGGATGCACAACTCGCCCTGCAGCCAAAAGTTGCCAAACAGCATCTGCGGCGTTTCGTGTTCGGTTTCCATAACCATCCACTCATTGGCCGGGTAAATGTCAAATAGCTCAACCACAGCATCCGGGTCCGACATCACAATCTGCCCCTTACGCGCGGCTGCATCCGCCATATCCCTCACATCCTTTTGAATCATTTGAACAACCAGAGGTTTCTCCGAAGTATGGTCCATAACAATTATTGCCCCGTCCCGCAGTTAAAGCGGTACAATCCATCGCTATTTGCCGCAAACCTGCCGGCAATCATGAAGGGCACTCAAATTTATCCACTAAAAAGCCTGCGGTTGGTGGCACTATTTTGTCAGtgttcaattttaaaaaacgaGGTGTTCAATGTTTTTTAAATAGGCATTGTAAGTGGTTGATTGCCAGTAGTAATTTGTTCAAATAGTGTTTTTAAATAAACTCGATGATTTGTAAGTGTCTGATTATTAGATGTTCAGTTTCGGGACAAAACGTAAAGTGTTTACACTTTCAAAAATTGAACAGTGTGGTTTTATTGAGTATTCCATAGAGGAACTTTTCTTGCGCTCGTTTGTAACGAGTGCTTAACATGGTCTTGCGATTGCATCGCACGATCGTTAATTTAGCCTAAACCTCTTTTTCACAATGTCACATCAATACAGAGTCAGAAACCATGAAGAAATTCATTTTATAACTTTTACGATAGTAGACTGGATTGATGTATTTATACGGCCCGGTTACAAGCAACTTATTATTGACTCACTTATTTATTGTCAGAAAAATAAAGGTCTTGACATATACGCATTTTGTTTGATGAGCAATCACCTTCATTTGTTAGTATCCGCTGTAGCGCCCAACAGGTTACCCGACATTGTGCGCGACTTTAAAAAGCATACCAATAAACAGATCATCAAGCTCATTGAAACAGAAAATGAGAGTCGCAGAGATTGGATGTTATATCGGTTCAAGTACCATGCAAAATTTGACGACCGtatacaaaatcataaagtATGGCAAGATGGTTATCACTCGATTGAATGCGACCGGGAAGACATACTTTTCCAAAAATTAGATTACATTCATGACAATCCGGTCAAAGCAGAGATTGTAAGCTATCCTGAACATTATATTTATAGTTCGGCGGCTAATTATGTCGGGCAACCAGGTTTATTGGAAGTTACCTTATTGGAAAGAGGCTTTATAACTGTAAGCTTTTAGTTTGCTTACGTTACAAACGTAAGCCCATGTTAAGCGCTCGTTACAAACGAGCGCAAGAAATTGCGTAGCTGTATGACATGGCTTTTATTAATATGATCGTTAAATTTGATCATCAATTAAACCGTTTGTTATGAACACTGAAGAATTAAACAGCCCCTTTGGTAAACTGGGTAACCCGGCGCGGCGTGCATTGGCTAATGCCGGTATTACATCGTTGCTTGAGTTATCAAAACTAACCGAGAAAGAGTTTTTGCATTTGCACGGCGTGGGCAAAAGTTCGGTGCCGATAGTGAAGGAGAAAATGAAAGAAGAAGGTTTAGGCTTTAAAGAATAAATAAGTGAACCCCTGTGCCTTCCCGCACAGGGTGTAAAGCTTACAGTATATAATACACGTTTGCTTTAGCGGCGGCAGGTTGAACTGCTGCCTTTTCACTCTCATGTTTATCGTTAAGCATCTGCTTCAAATCGCGTTCAATGGTTTGCGAAATGGCAGTTGTTGGGGTGTCTGTTGGTTTGCTTTCAAATGGGTCTTGCAGATGAATAGCCATTTTCTCTACCAGTAAAAATGCTGCTGCTATAGCTATGATAAGCGGTACTTCAAACATACCGAAGAACTCGATAAGGCCGAAGGGCAGCAGGATGATGAACAGGTACAGGCAAAAATGGATGTATAAACTGTACGTAACCGGGAACACGGTGTTCTTGATCCGCTCGCATTTACCCATGGCATCGCACAGGCGGGTAAGTGTACCATCAATTTGTACCTGCTGATAATCATTAAGCCATCCGTTTTTGTAGGCCAGCCTTAAATCCAGCCCGTGCAGTTTTAACAAGCTGTTAGGTACGTTGCTAAAGCGGTGGGTAAACTTCACTTCTTCATCAACCAGTAAATGGGCGTTTTTGGCATAAGGGTCTTGCTTGCGTAAAGATTGACTTAAGCCGTAGCACCAGGCTATCTGGCGGTAAACAAAGCGCTTTTTAAAACCTTCTATTTCTTCGCAGTCAGCTTTATCGCCATCTAAAAAGCTAATCAGCTCGCGGGTAAGCGACCTCGAATCGTTCACTATGGCTCCCCAAATGCTGCGGGCTTCCCACCAGCGGTCATAAGCCTGGTTTGAGCGGAAGGCCAGCAACAATGATATGATGGTAGCCAATATAGCCGGAACAGCTATCGGGATTGAAATGCGGTATTCAGGGAAAAAGCGATGGAACAGGGCGATAGTTATGGCATAACCGGCAACAAGTAAAAGCTCGTTCTTGATTTTTCCCACCACATACTTTACCGGGATATTTTCTTTTAGTAACATAGATAAATGTTTTAAatgatattaataaatattaaacctCCAGCAGCTCGTGCTCTGCTTCGTTCTTCACCAAGGTTAAAGGCTGTTTAACCTCAGTTTTAATGGTAACTATCTTATACCCGCTTCGTTGCATGAGTATAGTAGGGTCGAAACTGTTGGGTGTTAGCCTTGCGTAGCTATGATTTTCGGGCATGGCAATCAGTTCGGTTTCTTTTGCTTCCAGATAGTTTTTGAATACAGCTACGGTGTTGCCATAAAAAAAGTCGGGCGTAATGTTCTCTATCTGATCTGCATAGTCGTTTTTCAGCATGGTACAGCCCGCGTAAAAATCGTCGTCGATCAGTTGGTATTCCCGGCTGCGGCGGGATAACAATAATAGGTCGGATATAGAGTCGGATAGTTGCAGGAAGTGAACAAGCGATATATTCAGTTTTTGTTTTGAATAGCGCTGGGCTAAAACAGGTATAATGTTTAATGATGATAAGGTGAAATCAGACGGGATAATGATGTTTAATGTTTTCATGATGATACCTTTTTTGTGTTTACTACTGTTTGTTGATACAATAGTAGGTACCGGGCATTAAAGCGGTTTAAGAAAGAAATTAGAATGTGATTAGAATTGATTTTTGTTGCATCACCACCGCGTCATTGCAAGGTACGAAGCAATCGCGAACCATACAGAGGGATTTGCATAGCTGCGCTGTAAGCTGGGGATTATTGATTATAGTTTGCTTTTTATGGGTATTAATGAGCGCCCTTCAGCCGGCTATCTTAGTGTTTTATAAAAACTTATTTGTGAGTTATTACTATTAAGTTTTCGTTTTGTGACTATGGGCGTTGCCTCCGGCCCGTGCTATCCGCTCATACTGCACAGGCATTATCCACAAGGCAGGTATCCGCTACTATCACTAACGCGGCCTCTGCGCACGACCCTTCGACAGGCTCAAGGTGACAGCCCCCTTTTGTCATTTCACTTTACCTATAACGGATGTCATGCTGAGCCAGTCGAAGCATGGTGGGCAGGGCCTCTGCGCACGACCCTTCGACAGGCTCAGGGTGACATCCCCTTTTGTCATTTCACTTTACCTATAACGGGTGTCATGCTGAGCCTGTCGAAGCATGGTGGGCAGGGCCTCTGCGCGCGACCCTTCGACAGGCTCAGGGTGACATCCCCTTTTGTCATTTCTCTTTCAGAGTTCAACGGATCTACCCCTTATAAACCGGCAGCATCACCCTGATCTCGGTGCCTTCGCCCTCTTTAGAGATAATGCCGATATTACCCTTATGCAGTCGCACAATATTCAGCGCCAGGGGCAAACCTACACCATGCCCCTCATACTTGCCCGTGTTTGACGCGCGGAAAAATGGCTCAAAAATATGCTGAACATCGCTTTCGGGGATACCTATGCCCTGATCTTTTATGCTAAAGATGATGCTGTTGTTTTCGGTATACACCCTAAGCGTTACCGGCTTGTTTTCAGAATATTTGCAGGCATTGAGGCCTATATTACTTATAGCCAGTTTAAGCAGGTTGATGTTTCCCTGCGTTACCAGGCTATCCACATCATCGGGCAGCGACGAAAAATCGATGCTGAGGTTATTGGTGGGGATGATATGGTCTACTGCATCTTTTACCATAAAGGCCAGTTCATCGGCACGGATCTGTTCCCAATTCTGCTTTTTACCGTCGAATCCGCTTTGTGCCAATCCTAACAAACTGGTAATAATATCCTGCAAGCTTTGAGTGCCGGTCAGGATTTCTTTAAGGTTTTTATGCAGATCGGCCCCCGGTGTATCAATGTTTTTGAGCGAAAGTTCGGCTTCGCCCTTAATAATAGCCAGCGGGGTACGCAACTCATGCGAGGCATTGCTGATAAAGTTGTTTTGGGTTTCAAAGGCGGTTTCCAGCCTGTCGAGCATGTTATTGAACGTTTGGGTAAGCTCGGCTATCTCGTCTTTACCGCTGTAATCTTCCAAACGCAAGTGCAGGTTACTTGCTGTAATGGTATTTACCTTTTTTATGATCTTACGTACCGGCTTAAAAGTATGGTATGAAAACCGGCGACCGATAATATAAACGATTAATATGGAGCTGAGAAAGCAGATGATCAACACCTGTTCAAGGTCATTAAGTTCGCTAAGGCCCGATGGGTTGGTTGCCGAAACAACAATAATGGCATCCCCCTCGGGAAATGAAATATATTGCCGGCGTAAAATACATTGTTGGCTTTAAACCTTGATTTTCCGTTGTAGAGGATATTATTTATCAGTTCGCGGGGAACGCCTTTTATAGTTTTGCCTTTGGTATAAACTTCGGGTTTAATAACATACTGCTTTTCGGCAATGAGGCGTTCAAGATAGCGCTGCCTGATCTCCTTGTACATACCAAGGCTGTCGCGGTCATTAAGGTGATGAATTTGCGAGGAGATGTTTACCCGGGTTTCTAACCGTTTATAAAAATCATCAAAGGTAAACTGGtgtacaaaataaaaaacagcGCTGCTCAGTATCAATATTACCGATACTGTTAGCCCAAAAAAACAGCAGCGCTACTTTTTTCTGAATGGTCATGCGgcgttattttttaaaatataacccATGCCAATAACCGTGTGGATAAGCTTGTTGTCAAAATCCTTATCAACCTTTTTACGCAGGTAGTTGATATACACATCAACCACGTTGGTACCCATGTTAAAATCAATGTTCCAAACGTGCTCCAGTATTTCAATACGACTGAGCatgtggtttttgtttttggcCAGAAACTCCAGCAGGCGGTATTCGGTAGCCGTAAGGTCAATGATCTTATCGCCCCGTTTAACCGATTTTTCGTCGCCGTTGATGATCAGGTCGGCAATTTGGATCACGTTTGCCGGTTGCGCAAGGTTTGTATTACGACGGGCGAGGGTACGGATGCGGGCGTTAAGCTCGGCCAAACTGAAAGGCTTAACCATATAATCGTCGGCACCGCTGTCAAGGCCTACCACCACGTTTTCGGTAGTGCCCAGGGCGGTAAGCATGAGTATGGCAGCGTTTTGGTTGGCCTGCCGCAACCGTCTGCAAACCTCAATGCCATTAATGCCGGGTAGCATGATATCCAGAATGATCAATTGAAAATCCATTTTCATGGCCATATCCAGCCCGGTTGTACCATCAAGGGCAACACTTATTTCGTGACCTTCGGCAGTAAGGTCGCGCTGGATAATGGATACCAGTTTGGGTTCATCTTCAATTAACAAGATCTTCATTGTGGCAAATATATATTACGCTTagtataaacaataaataagcATGATGTTTTAGTTAAACTCAACAGGAATATCGGTAAACTTCGGCCAGTTATTGGTAAGCTACTGTATCAGCACCTCTGTCCGCAAGGTGCCGCCCCCGCTACCGGACGGACGCCATCCTTATAAAGTTCAACCACTGACGGAATCTGGTGAAGGTCAGTAAGCATGAGTATTATTCTTTAAATGTCACTTCTGCGAGATTTTTCAAATACTTGCAAATAGGATACAAAATATTCATTGCCGTTGGTTTTAACCAACGGTAGAAAAAGCTGGAAAGTCTTGGCTTTAGCCTAATTATGCAAGCGGATTTGGGCTGAAGCCCGTCTTACTGCGACTCATTATTCCGTTGGTTAAAACCAACGGCAATGAAGTTTTATCTAAAAATGGTCGAAGTTTAGCGGTAGTGTAGCTTCGGCCAGTTATTGGTAAGCTACTGTATCACTTCTGTCCGCAAGGTACCGCCCCGCTACCGGACGGACACCATCCTTATAAAGTTCAACCACTGACGGAATCTGGTGAAGGTCAGTAAGCATGAGTATTATTCTTTAAATGTCACTTCTGCGAGATTTTCAAATACTTGCAAATAGGATACAAAATATTCATTGCCGTTGGTTTTAACCAACGGTAGAAAAAGCTGGAAAGTCTTGGCTTTAGCCTAATTATGCAAGCGGATTTGGGCTGAAGCCCGTCTTACTGCGACTCATTATTCCGTTGGTTAAAACCAACGGCAATGAAGTTTTATCTAAAAATGGTCGAAGTTTAGCGGTAGTGTAGCTTCAGCCAGTTATTGGTAAGCTACTGTATCAGCAACTCTGTCCGCAAGGTGCCGCCCCCGCTACCGGACGGACACCATCCTTATAAACTTCAACCAGTTATGTGATGTTTTAGTTAAACTGATCAGGAATATCGTTAAATTAAAGCGATATTAATTGTAAGCCAGCTTATGCCTAATCCTTTCAAAATCATCAGCAACGCGGTGTGCCTTGTGCTACTTTTAGGCATATTAGGCTGTCATCATGAAAGCAAGCCGATACATAAAAAGCCGTCTAAAAAAGCGGTTAAGGCAAAAGCAAAGGAATATGTAGAGGTTAAATACACCGAGCCGCAGCTTATTGCTTTTTTTGATAGTGTGGGTAGGTTGCCTGTTGAGCCTTTAGCTAATAAAGCTGCTTTTTGGGCTGATTCTGTTTTTGAGAATTTTACAGAGCCTATGAGCAGGGTGCTGTCTGATGCTGATTTCACGTTATTGAAAAGCTGTATACGTAAGGGGATGATAAAACCAGTTGATGCCAGAAGCATATTTGGCGAACTAAAATTTGATAGCACCTGTACAGCGAAAGGGTTGTTTGATTCTGTTAAAAAAGGAAATGTTTATTTGCAATATTATCCTTTTGGCGGTAAGAAAAGCAAGTTTGACGAATTTGGAATATTAGTAGGGGATGCGGGACATTGCGACAG comes from the Henckelia pumila isolate YLH828 chromosome 1, ASM3356847v2, whole genome shotgun sequence genome and includes:
- the LOC140874099 gene encoding uncharacterized protein gives rise to the protein MLLKENIPVKYVVGKIKNELLLVAGYAITIALFHRFFPEYRISIPIAVPAILATIISLLLAFRSNQAYDRWWEARSIWGAIVNDSRSLTRELISFLDGDKADCEEIEGFKKRFVYRQIAWCYGLSQSLRKQDPYAKNAHLLVDEEVKFTHRFSNVPNSLLKLHGLDLRLAYKNGWLNDYQQVQIDGTLTRLCDAMGKCERIKNTVFPVTYSLYIHFCLYLFIILLPFGLIEFFGMFEVPLIIAIAAAFLLVEKMAIHLQDPFESKPTDTPTTAISQTIERDLKQMLNDKHESEKAAVQPAAAKANVYYILFAANSDGLYRFNCGTGQ